The DNA window CTGGGTACTGTCCGTTCTCGTCCTTCTCCGCCGATTTGACCATGTCCCAGATGGTCAGCAGCGCTACCGAGACCCCGGTCAGCGCCTCCATCTCGACCCCGGTCCGGCCGTACGAAGTGACAGTCACCTCTGCCGTGATCGACACCTCTGTATCAGTGAAGTCGACGGTGATCGCTCCGATTGGGATCTGGTGGCAGAGCGGGATGAGCTGCGGGGTCTGCTTAACAGCCAGCGTCGCAGCGATCCTGGCCGTGGCGAGCACGTTCCCCTTCAGCACGGTCCCGGTTCTGATAGCGGCCACGGTGTCGGACCGCAGGGTGATCGTCCCCTCGGCCCGGGCCATCCGTTTCACCTCACCCTTGGCGGTGATGTCCACCATCTGCACCTTGTCGCCGTTGATATGGGTAAACTCAGGCATCCTCTTCCTCCATGAAGAGTTCGCGGGGAATACACTCAAGCATATCGGAGGCGATCAACCCTTCTCCTCTTTCTGCCGCAGCCCGTTCGCCTGCCCTCCCATTCACATAGGCCGCCACCGTTGCTGCCTCGAATGGGGAGAGCCGGCAGAGGAGGGCCCCGGTGATCCCTGCCAGCAGGTCCCCGGTGCCGCCGACCGTCATCGCCGGCGACCCGGTCCGGTTGAACCTGACCCGTTTCGCATCGGCGATCAGATCGATCGATCCCTTGAGGAGGATCGTCCCGTTCACGGCCGCAGCCGCGGCCCTGACCGCCCGTCCGCGCTCCCGAAGGGAGGACGGCGCTGGGGAGCCGTTCATCCGTGCAAACTCTCCACCGTGCGGGGTGTAGATCGTCTCCTCGGCCACCGGCAGTGGCAGCCTGATGGCATCGGCGTCGAATACCGCCTTTCTGCAGAGCGGCGCCAGATGGGTGATCACCAGCTGGGAGGAGGGGCCGATGCCGTTGCCGGCCACCACCACGTCGGCCCGTCTGACCTCCCCTTCGAGGGTGGCCAGGTGCGCCTCACTGATCGTCGCCCCTGCGAGCGGGATATGGATCAGGTCAGGATACTGCTGGGCGACCGGCGAGGCGACCCTGACAATATCGGCCCCTGCCCGCAGGGCTGCGAGGCCGGCCAGGTACGGCGCTCCCTGGTAGGGTCCGCCGCCAATCACCAGCACCTGCCCGCCGACCCCTTTATGGCTCGCGAACGGCCGCCGCTTCAGCACGGTCAGGTCGCCGGGGCCGATGCAGCACTCGGCCTCTATCGGGATCCCGATATCAGCCACCTCGGACCCTACCACCTTGGGGCGGTGGAATCCCAGGACCAGCGTGGGTCGGATCCCCGGCGTCGGCAGGTCGGCGGCGATGATCGGCACCCCGGCTCGGTTCGCCTCTTCGACACAGCCACTTAAAGGTTCGCGGAGTTCTCCCGACCCCCCGGTGCCGATCATCGCATCGATGATCAGGTCGGCCCCGGAAAAGTGCCCGGCCAGGGCGGCCACGTCCCGGTCGGACCTGACCGGGCAGAGATGGACGGCCGCATGGGTGAGCAGCGCATGCTCGGCAGTCCAGGCGCTGGTCGCGTGGCCGCAATCCGGATAGATGACGGTCGTCTCGGCGGTCATCTGCAGGTACCGGGCGGCCACCAGCCCGTCCCCGCCATTGTTGCCCCTGCCGCAGAGGATCAGCACCGAACCGGGCGAGTACCTGAGCGCCACCTCGGCCAGGGCCCGCCCGGCACTCTCCATCATCTGCAGCACGCCGAGCCCCAGCGCTGTTGCGTTCCGATCGACCGCCTTCATCCGCGCAGGGGTGATGATCCCGCGTTCAGCGAACTCTTTCAGTTTTATCTCCTCCTTCGCGCACTTTCTTGTGCATTGAGATGCCAGTTATGATCAGGATGGGCTTTAATGATGATGTAACTGCAGCCGCAGAGCGGATCGCTGCTGCAGAGGAGGTGACCATCATCTCCCATATCGATGCCGACGGGATCACCAGCGAGGCGATCCTCGCCGAAGCGGTGCAACGAGCCGGGATCCCAGCCACCACACACTATATCCGGCAGCTTGATCCCCTGACGATCCGGACGGTGCCGGAGGACCGGTCGCTGAAGGTCTTTGTGGATCTCGGGGCCGGGCAGCAGAACCTGCTCGAGGAGCGGGGGCTCACGGTCGACGAGGTGCTGATCGCCGACCATCACGTGGCCCAGCCGGCCACCCTCCCGTACCAGCAGGTGAACGGGGTTCCGTACGGGCACACCCGCCTTTCGGCGGCTGGAGTGGCCTACCTGATCGCAAAAGAGATGGACCGGAAGAACACCGACCTTGCCTCGGTCGCGGTGGTCGGGAATGTCGGGGATATGATGGCCCGCGAGACCCTCGGGTTGACGGGGATCGCACGGACGATCGTCGACGACGGGGTGGCCAACGGCTCGATCCGGGCGACGGCCAGGGATCTGAACTGTTATGGAACCTCGACCAGGCCGATTCATGTCTGTCTCTCGTACAACGACGACCCCCTCCTCCCGGGGATCAGCAATGATATCAACGGATCGCTTCGCTTTCTGCAGAAGGTTGGGGTTCCGCTGAAGACCCGGGACGGGCGATGGCGGGTCTGGGAGGAGCTTGAGCCCGATGAAAAGCGGGCGATCACCAGTGCGCTGGTCCAGCAACTGCTCGCCCATGGCGAACCGGTCGACCGTCTCTTCGCCGAGACCTATGTCTTTCCGAACGAGGCGGCCAGGACGCCCCTCCGGAACGCCTCCGAGTTCGCGACGGTGCTGAACGCCTGCGGCCGCTGGGCTCGCCCACTGGTCGGGAGTGCGATCTGCAGGGGTGATCGCGGCACTCAGTACCGTGAGGCCGAGTATATGCTGAACAACCACCGGACGATCATCCGCGAGCTGCTCACGTATATCATTGAGACCGGGGTGACCGAGCTCTCCCACCTGCAGTACCTGCATGTCGGGGACCGGTTCCCCGATACGATCGTCGGGATAGGGGCTGGGATGGCACTATCCAAGTTGAACTGGCGGAAGCCAATCCTGATCATGTGCACCCTGCCCGACGACCCGACCCTGACGAAGGTCTCGATGCGGACCAACGAATGGGCGGTCAGGCAGGGTGTCGACCTGCAGGCGGTGCTGACCGCGGCATCAGCGACGATCGGAGGGGCCGGCGGGGGCCACCCGATCGCAGCAGGGGCATTCATCCCGCACGATGTTGAAGAGGAGTTTGTTTATTGTGTCAACCGATTGCTCGGAGAACAGTTCGCTGTTCCGGATCAGAACCATCGCTGAGTACCAGTTCGGCAGAGGAGCAGGGGAAGCCCTCTTTCCGGAGGGGTGTACGTTTCAGTATTCGACCACCGGCAGGATCCGGCATGCTCTGTACGGAAAGGACCGGCTCGCCACCATTCGCGCGCAGGACGGGCGGCTCACGCTCGGGATCAGAGGGGCTGAACGGCTCCATGAGAGCCTCCCGCCCGACAGGTACCGGGTAGTGATCGCAGCCGATGTGCTGGAGTTCGTCTCTGCCGGGAAGAATGCGTTCGCCCGGCATGTGATCCGCGCAGATCCTGGGATCCGCGGGGGTGACGAGGTGCTGGTCGTGGACGAGGAAGGACAGCTGGTCGCGACCGGCACCGCAATGCTCTCCGGTTTCGAGATGATGGAATTTAAGTATGGGGTTGCGGTAAAAGTTAGGGCAGGAAAGGTGAACTGATGTTACCAGGGAATATTAATCCAAAGCAGATGAAGGCGATGATGAAGAAGATGGGTATGCAGATCGACCCCATCGAGAATGTCGAGAAGATCGTGATCACGACCCCTGAAGGGACCTACACCTTCGATGAGGCCGAGGTGGTCGGGATGACGATGCAGGGGGTCACCACCTATCAGGTGACCGGGACGCCCCGGTTCGATGCGGCAACGCCGGCGATCCCCGAGGAGGACGTCGCCATGGTGCAGGAGCAGACCGGAGCCTCTGAGCAGGCCTCCCGGGATGCGCTTGCAGCGACCAGGGGTGACATCGCTGAGGCGATCCTGAGGCTCGCTTCACATGATTGAGGCCGGCGATCGTGTACTGCTGATTGGGAACAGCAGAGCCTATTACGTGACTGCTGGCGAGGGGATGCTCAGCACGGACCTGGGTATGATCCCTCTCTCTGACCTCATCGGCAGGGAGGGCGGGGACCAGGTCGTCACCCACCTCGGCACCGGGTTCTCTGTACGGATTCCGCGGCCGACAGACTTCTTCGTCCATGCCAAGCGGAGCGGAGCCCCGATGCACCCCAAGGACATCGGGTCTGTGATCGCCTATACCGGGATGAACAAGAAGGATCATGTGCTAGATGCTGGGACCGGTTCCGGGGTGGCGGCGATCTTCTTCGGTTCGATCGCAGCGTCCGTGACCACCTATGAACAGCGGCCCGAGTTCGCGAAGCTGGCCGAGAAGAACCTCCAGGACGCGGCCCTGGACAATGTGACGGTTGTAGCCGCGGACATGCTGACCGCGACCGGCACCTATGATGTGATCAACCTCGACATGCAGATCACGCCGGAGCATATCCAGCACGCCGCGACGCTGCTGAAGCCCGGCGGGTACCTGGCCTGTTATACCCCGTTCCTGGAACATCTTTTTCTGGTATTGGATACGGCGAAGAACCTCTTCTCCGAGGTTGTGACGCACGAACTAATCGAACGGGAGATGACCCGGACCGACCGGGGCACGCGACCGTCGACCCGGGTCTGTCATACCGGGTACATCACCATAGCACGGCGATAACATGAAGGATTTTATCTCAATTCGGGACTTTGACCGGGCTGCGATCGACCGGTTGATTGCAGAGGCCGAGAGGATCGATCACCATCAATACGATCCCCTAGAAATGAAAGGAAAGATCCTGGCCCTCCTCTTCTTTGAGCCGTCGACCCGGACCAGGATGTCGTTCGAGGCCGCGATGGCCAGGCTCGGGGGGACGTCCCTGACGCTCAGTTCGTTCGAGGCATCGTCGATGGCCAAGGGGGAGACGCTGGCCGATACGATCCGGGTGGTCAGCGGCTATGTGGACGCGATCGTCCTCCGCCACCCCCGTGAAGGGGCAGCCAGGCTGGCGAGCGAGGTCTCGTCGGTGCCTGTGATCAATGCCGGTGATGGTGCTGGACAGCATCCCTCTCAGACGCTGCTCGATCTCTATACGATCCGACAGTCGATGCCGATCGATGGGATCAACATCGGGCTGCTCGGGGACCTGAGGTATGGCAGGACTACCCACTCGCTCACCTACGCACTCTCCCTGTACGATGCTGTGATCCACACGGTTGCCCCTGCAGGGCTGAATCTCCCATCCGGGCTGGTGCACGAACTACGGGAGCTTGGCACCGAGGTGATCGAGCACGAACAGATCGAGGATGTGATCAAGGAACTCGACGTGCTCTATGTGACCAGGATCCAGCGGGAACGATTCCCCGACACGGCTTCGTACTTCAACGTCGCCTCCAGTTACCGGATCACGCCGGAGCTGCTCAGGGGGACGAAGGAGCACATGGTCGTCCTCCACCCGCTCCCCCGCGTCGACGAGATCGACCCGCGTGTAGATAAAATGAAGAATGCCCGATACTTCGAGCAGTCGCACAACGGGGTGCCGGTCAGGATGGCCATGCTCAAGCAGGTGATCGCATGACCGACGAGGGCCTCACCGAAGGGCTGCTGATCAGCCCGATCCGGAACGGCACGGTGATCGACCATATCAAGGGCGGCGAAGGGCTGAACGTGCTTCGGATCCTCGGACTCACCGGTACCTGCACCGTCTCGCTCTCGGTGGCCACCAATGTGACGAGCCGGCAGATGGGGAGGAAGGACATCGTGAAGATCGAGAACCGGGAACTCCTCAAGGAGGAGGTGGACCGGATCGCGCTGATCGCGCCGCAGTCCTCGATCAACATCATCCGGGAGTTCCGAGTCTTTGATAAGAAGGGGGTCGATATCCCCAACCAGATCTGCGGGGTTATCCGGTGCCCGAACCCCGGATGCATCACCAACACCAACGAACCGGTCACCAGCCGATTCACCATCCAGCAGTCAGGGCTGCGATGCCATTACTGCGACTGGCTGATCACGAAGGACATCGCGTCCCATATCATCTGATCGATCATCCGATCACACGGCCATGCGGGTCGATCTCGCCGCGGTAGATCCGGGTCGACGAGATCCACCGACCGTCATCGGCCAGCACGCAGGTGATCTGGTGGATGTCGACCTTCCGCCGCCCCTCTTTTCGCCGGAGCGTATTGATCTCCATCGCCACAGGGAGCGTCTCTTCACTGACGATCAGGGCATCGAAGTCGATCTTCAGGGCCGACCCGAACCGGTCCTCAAGCGGCTCCACCGACCATGCCGCCTGGAACCCTGACTCCTCGATGAACCGGGTCAGTTCCTCCTTCCGCTTCTCATATGGCCTGACCGGATGGACCTTTTGCGAAGCGAACCGGTCTGATGTGAGGCCGATGATCACAGTTCCCTTCGGCCCGGCGAGTTGAAACGATCTGGAAAGCAGCCGTTTATGCCCGTCGTGGAGGGGATCGAAGGTGCCCCCTACCATAATCTTCATAGCGTCTGGATTGTTAATTTCTAATGTTATTATGCATACTGGTACAGTGACCGGATCAGAGGTCTTTGTCGCGAGGAATGCGACCGTCATCGGGGACGTGGTGATCGGCGATCATGCAGGGATCTGGTTTGGTGCCGTGATCAGGGCTGACAAGGATAGTATCACGATCGGCAGTCACTCGAACATCCAGGACAACGCCGTCGTCCATACGAGCCGTGGCCACCCGGTCAGGATTGGGAACCAGGTCTCGGTCGGCCATGGAGCGATCCTGCACGGGTGCACCGTTGAGGACCAGGTGCTGGTGGGGATGGGGGCGATCGTGCTGAACGGAGCGGTGATTGGCAGCGGTTCTATCATTGGCGCTGGCGCCGTGGTGACCGAAGGAAAGCAGATCCCGCCCGGTTCGATGGTGCTCGGGGTGCCGGGCAAGGTGATCAAGGAGACGACTCCTCTACAGCAGGAGGAGATCGTGAAGAACGCTGAGAGTTATACCGTGCTCGCAGAAGAGTATATCAATGCCGGGGAGCATGCACAGGAGTATACCCATGCGTGAAGTCGCCGTCATCGGGGCTGGGGTGGCCGGGATTCAGGCCGCCCTCGATATCGCGAATCATCAGGTTCACGTCCATCTGATCGAGCGGGAGCCCTCGATCGGCGGGCATATGGCGCAGCTCGACAAGACCTTCCCGACCAACGACTGCTCGATGTGTATCCTCTCCCCAAAGATGGTCGAGGTGGGCCGCCACCCCTGGATCACCCTCCACACCTGTACCGAGGTGACCGCCATCGAGGGGGAGGTCGGGGACTTTTCGGTCACCCTTCAGACCAACCCCCGATTCATCGACCCAGATCTCTGCAATGGCTGTGGCGACTGCGAGGAGGTCTGCCCGGTCGAGGTCTACAACCGGTTCGATGCAGGGATCGGGGTCCGGAAGGCGATCTACAAGCCGCATGCCCAGGTGGTCCCGAACATCATGATCAAGGACCCGGACCACTGCATCGAGTGCGGGCTCTGCTATGATATCTGCGGCAGAAACGCGGTTCTGCGGGAGCAGTCTCCCGTGGAGACGACGGTCCATGTCGCGAGCGTCGTGATCACCACAGGATACCAGGTCTTTGATCCAACAAAAAAACCACAGTACGGCTACGGGCTCGTCCCTGACGTGATCACCAGCCTGGAACTGGAACGGATGATCAACGCCGGCGGGCCGACGAGCGGGGAGGTACGGCGGGTCAGTGATGGCCAGTCACCCCGCTCGATCGTCTTCATCCAGTGCGTCGGTTCACGGGATCTGCAGGTGAACCGGCCGTACTGCTCGTGTGTCTGCTGCATGGCGGCGATCAAGAACTCGTTGCTGATCCGGGAGAAGCACCCTGAGATCGAGGTCGCGATCTGTTACATGGACATCCGGGCATATGGCAAGGGCTACCAGGAGTTCTATCAGCGGGCACAGGATCTCGGGGTCCGATTCGTCCGTGGGATGCCAGGCGCTGTCATCGACAGTACCGGCCCGATGGAACTGCAGGTCGAGGATACGCTCTCAGGCGAGTTGCTCCAGCTCCATCCCGACCTTGTCGTTCTCTCGGTCGGAATGGAGCCTGCCAGTGATCCTGCGGTGGTTGCCGCCCGGTTCGGTCTTACCTGTGAAGAGAGTGGGTTCCTTGAGGGGGCACACGCGGCTATGAACACCGTCGGCACCATCCGGCCCGGGATCTACATCGCCGGGACCGCGACGGCGCCCAAGGATATTCCTGACTGCGTGACCCAGGGTCAGGCCGCCGCGATGCGGGCCTATACCGACGCGATCAGGGTGAACTAAATGGATGAGATCAGGACCCTCTGGTGGGATCGCCCGTCAGGGGATCTCCGGTACATCGATCAGACTTTGTTGCCAGGAGAGTACAGAATCAGGCCCTGTGCCGATCCCGAAAACCTCGTCCTTGCGATCAAAACCCTTGCGATCCGTGGTGCGCCGGCGCTCGGCGTGGCCGGAGCCTATGGGGTAGCCCTGGTGGCAAAGGCCTGCCGGGCGCTGGGCCATGACGAGGCCCTTTCAAGGATCATCGCAGGTGCCGCCGGCGTGGCCAGTGCCCGTCCGACGGCTGTGAACCTCTCCTGGGGAGTTGGGCAGGTGCTCTCCCAACTCGAAATGGTGGCTGGTGGGGACGGGGCTGACCTCTACCTGGCCGCGATCAGCGCGGCCGATAAGGTCGCCTCGGCAGACCTGCAAACCTGCAAGGATCTCGGGGGATGCGGGGCGACCCTTCTTCCTGGTCACTGCACGGTGCTGACCCACTGCAATGCCGGGGCTCTGGCCTGCAGTGGATGGGGGACGGCGCTCGGGGTGGTCAGGTCTGCAGTGACGGCCGGCAAACAGGTGCAGGTGATCGCCTGCGAAACCAGGCCCCTGTTGCAGGGGGCCCGGCTGACCGCCTGGGAACTGGCCAGGGACCATATCCCTGTGACAGTGATCCCTGACAGCGCTGCGGCTTATCTGATGGCACGCGGGGAGATCGATGCGGTGATCGTCGGGGCGGACCGGATCACCTCTGACGCGGTCTTCAACAAGATTGGTACCTATTCGCATGCGGTGAACGCCCGGCATCATGGAATTCCCTTCTATGTCGCGGCCCCGGCCTCGACCTTTGATTGGCAGTTATCAGCCTGCTCGGTCGTCGTCGAGGAGCGGAGGCGGGACGAGGTGACCGGTTTCTTCGGCAGGGAGACAGTCCCAGCCAGCGTCCCGGTCAGAAACTACGCCTTCGATCAGACCCCGCTCGACCTGGTCACGGCCATCATCACCGAACACGGGGTCTTCTCGCTGCCAGGGGATGCAGAGAAGATGAGAGCGGCGACAGGCGGGCGGTCCTGATCATGGTCGAGCTCACCCTCCTCGATCACTTTCTCTTCATCATCGGCGAGGTGACACTGCTGCTGCTGATCGCACTCGGTCTGCTGATCCTGGTGCTGCTGATCCTCACGCTGGCCTCGTTCCACAGCGGCAGGCTCTACTTTCCAAGGATCTTAAAGCCCGGCTTCACGGCGCTCGAAGGGGTGATGCGGGCGATCTTCAAGTTCATCGGTCTCGACGATCAGGAGATGCTGGCCTTCTCGGTCCGTCTCCTCAATACAATGAACCTGAAGGCCTTCGCCGCGATCCCGGTCAATGAACGGGCGATCTTCCTTCCGCAATGCCTCCGTGCAGCCCGGTGCCCCGCCCACCTGACCCCGGAAGGGCTCAAATGCGTTTCGTGCGGGCAGTGTGGTATCGGGGAGATTCGACCGGCGCTCGAGCACCTCGGTTACCGGGTCTTTCTGGTGCCAGGCTCCTCGTTCATCAAGCGGATGGTAAAACAGTACCACCCTCGTGCCCTGGTAGGGGTCGGGTGTCTGCTGGAGGTGAAGGAGGGGCTTGAGATGGCCGACAAGATGCACCTGATCGGGCTCGGTGTGGTGACGCTAAAAGATGGGTGCGTGGAGACTCTGGTAGATTGGAATGCCCTCTTCGAGGTCGCGACCCTCGGGCTCGATCCATCAACTATTCCCGTAGACCTTCACGTGCCGGCCGCTTAATCCACCACTCTTAATCTTGCCGTAGATCCAGATCGTACCGGTGGTCTGGACGCCATGTGCGACCACGCCCGGCCGGAGGATCACGGTTCCTTGTGCCTCGACCGGTCCGAGGTGGGCGTTATCTGAGATCGTCACATCTCCTGTTGAGGTCAGGCTCCCTTCGATGGTGGCCCATGCCCCAATCACCGCCCGTCCGCACCAGACCGATCCTTTAATCTGTGAACAGGGGCCGAGGTCGACCCTGCCGGAGACGACCAGGCTACCCCAGATATTGGTCTTCGCTGGCAGGATCAGATCTCCATCGATCTTCACATTGCCGGCAAAGACCGCTCCGGGCGGCGCGATATAGGTATCTCCAATCTGACGGATCTTCATTCCATTTCACCTGGAGCCGACTCTATTATGCCGGCCTCGTTTATCTTCTAAACTCTTCGCGCCAGAACCATTTAGCATTAGTATCAGAGGATGAGGGCTGAGGCGGTAAAGGCAGCGAGGGCTGTGAACATCCCGCCCTTCAGCAGGAGGGTCGCGCGACTGTTTCTGAGGGTGGTACTGTCGACAGATCGAAGACCCTGAAGGGCGCCGGCCAGGATCAGCAGGTCCGGGAGAGCGATCAGGACCAGGTACTCCTGCCCCCAGGTCAGGTACGGGAGGAACGAGGCCCCGATCCCGGCCAGGGCAAAGAGGAACGCGACCCACCCGGTCTTCTGTACGCCGATCAGCATCGGCAGGGTGCGGGCCCCTCCGGCCCGGTCCCCTTCGATGTCCTCGCCGTCCTTGAGAAGTTCACGAGCCACCATACCGAGGAAGGTGATCGCAGCGATCGGGAGGGTTATCAGTTCCCCGGTGGTCCCGGAGAGTGCCCCGCCGAAGATGAAGATCGAGCCGGCCAGGTACGAGACGGTCAGGTTCCCGATCAGAGGGACCGCCTTGAGGCGTGCTGCATACAGGACCAGGAGCAGTGTGTTGAAGACAGCCAGGAGGGCACAGAGCGGGGTGGTGCCGAAGGAGAGGAGCACCCCGACGATGAAGAGGAGGATAGCATACCTTCTCGCGCCGGCGAGCGAGACAGTGCCGGAGGGGATCGGACGGTTCGGGCGGTTGACCTGGTCGATCTGATAGTCAAAGTAGTCATTGATCACGTTCCCTGCACCAGTGATCAGGGTCACCACGGCGATCAGCAACGGTACTGGTCCGTCCAGTCTCCCGGTGGCAATCAGCACGGCCAGAGCTGCGGTCAATCCGGAGACAAAGGCATTGACCGGTCGGACCACCTTCAGGTACCCTGTCAACGTCATCATCATGATCGTCGGCAGGGATCTATTAGAAGGATGCGGAGAAAGGGGGAATGCATCAGGCGAAACGATGCAAAAAAATGAACGGGCGTGGAGGGATTTGAACCCCCGACCATTAACTTAGGAGGCTAACGCCCTATCCAGACTAGGCCACACGCCCTGTGGGTATTAGGTTGGCAGAGGAAGGTATAAGTTTAACGCGCTTCTACCTGTCCAGAACCATGGATCTGATCGAGGTGACTGAGGGGAGGACCACATTTCGGATCCCGGTTCAGGATCCGAACTCCCCGTTTCCACCATCCAGTGCACCGGTCTTCTTCAATCCGAAGATGGCCATGAATCGGGACGCGACAGTACTTCTTCTCTCGGTGCTGAACCCTGAGGAATACCTGGACACGATGGGCGCAAGCGGTGTCCGGGGGTTGCGGGTGGCCGGCGAGTGTCGTATCCCTGTGGTGATCAACGACCGGGATCCAGCAGCCGCCGATCTGATCCGCGCCAACCTGGCCGGTGCCGGCCTCGAAGGGAGGGTGACCGTCGAGGATGCGAACGTCCTCCTCTCGCGGGAACGGTTCGATGCGGTGGACCTGGACCCGTTCGGCTCCCCGGCCCCGTTCACCGATGCGGCCTGTCGGAGCGCCAAACGCTACCTCTTTGTGACCGCGACCGATACGGCCCCGCTCTGTGGAGCGCATCTGAAGGCCGGGATCCGGCGGTACGCGACGAAGCCGTTGAACACCGAGTACCATGCCGAGGTCGGCCTTCGGATCCTGCTCGGGTATGTGGCCAGGACGATGGTCAAGTACGACCGGGGGCTCTCACCGCTCTTCTGCTTTGCCAGCGCCCATTTCCTGCGGCTACACCTGCAGGCCGAGAAGGGGGCTGATGCCGCTGACCGGACGGTAGCTAGGCTCGGATTTCTGTATCATTGCCCCTCATGCCCGGAGAGGACTGAGGAACCGGGGGTGCTTCCCCATGACCATGTCTGCCCCCGCTGCGGCACGACGATGCTCCCGATCGGGCCGCTCTGGCTCGGTTCTCTGAGCGATATGGCACTGCTCGATCAGATGAAGGAACGCCTTCCCGACCTCTCTCTCTCGACCGAGCGAAGGCTTGGGAAACTGCTGGACGTGCTCAAGGTTGAACTTCCGACTTCCAGCCACTATGACTATCATCGGATTGCAAAATGGATTGGGGGTTCGCCTCCTGCGATCGATGTGGTGATCGCCCGGCTGATACAGACAGGGTACCGGGCGAGCCGGGCGCACTACTCAGGCACGGCCCTCAAGACCGATGCCCCGCTCGATGCGATCGCTGCGGCACTCAGTGCTCAGTGATGATCGAGAGGATATCACTGTCTATGATCTGATGTGGCAGCCCGACCCGCTGGCCAGGGTGCTTGACCGATCTTCCCCAGACCCGGGCATACCGGAACCTGCTGACAAAGTCACGGTGGAGTTTTCTGCAGATATCGGCGACGGTCGACCCAGTCCTGATGATCAGCGGTTCTTCAAGGTCTGCGACCCCGTTCTGCGGCTTTAAGAAGACCCGCATGAACCCGAGTTTGTTATAGACCTCGTCCTTGAGTTCGTCCATGTGGAGCCCGCTGTGTGCCGAGATCATCAGCGGTTCGACCCCGATCTCATCGACGATCCCTCTCCTTATCTCCTCCTGGGTCTCGGCGTCAACGAGGTCGACCTTGTTGACTGCGATAAATGCAGGAATGTAGACCCGGCTCCCAATCATCGCATCGATCAGGTCGTCCTGGGTCGCACCGCCCCTGACCAGCACATCGGCGTTCATGATCTTGTTCTCTGCAAGGATCGACCTGACCTCCTCGATCTCAAGGTCCAGGGTCCCGACCGCATGGAGCAACACCCCGCCGTTTGAGGTCCTCTTGATGGTGATGTCGGGCTTTGGCTTATTGATCCGGATTCCGGCATCGTACAACTCCTTGAGCAGCACCCCTGCATGGGCGCCATTGAAGACATCAAGGAGGATCACGATGATGTCGGCCGACCGAACGACGCCGATCACCTCCTTGCCGCGCCCCCTCCCCATCGCTGCGCCGGCAATCAGACCGGGGATATCAAGGATCTGGATCTTCGCTCCCTTGTAGTCCATCGACCCTGGCACCACCGTCAGGGTCGTGAACGCATAGGCGCCGACCTCGCTCTTGGTCCCGGTCAGTTTGTTCAAGAGGGTACTCTTACCGACCGATGGGAACCCGACCAGTACGACTGTGGCATCACCTGACTTCTTGACTGAGAACCCCTCCCCGCCACCACTGGCCTTCATTGCCCTGGTGACCGCCTCGTCCTTGAGTTTGGCGATC is part of the Methanosphaerula palustris E1-9c genome and encodes:
- a CDS encoding NAD(P)H-hydrate dehydratase, with protein sequence MKLKEFAERGIITPARMKAVDRNATALGLGVLQMMESAGRALAEVALRYSPGSVLILCGRGNNGGDGLVAARYLQMTAETTVIYPDCGHATSAWTAEHALLTHAAVHLCPVRSDRDVAALAGHFSGADLIIDAMIGTGGSGELREPLSGCVEEANRAGVPIIAADLPTPGIRPTLVLGFHRPKVVGSEVADIGIPIEAECCIGPGDLTVLKRRPFASHKGVGGQVLVIGGGPYQGAPYLAGLAALRAGADIVRVASPVAQQYPDLIHIPLAGATISEAHLATLEGEVRRADVVVAGNGIGPSSQLVITHLAPLCRKAVFDADAIRLPLPVAEETIYTPHGGEFARMNGSPAPSSLRERGRAVRAAAAAVNGTILLKGSIDLIADAKRVRFNRTGSPAMTVGGTGDLLAGITGALLCRLSPFEAATVAAYVNGRAGERAAAERGEGLIASDMLECIPRELFMEEEDA
- a CDS encoding single-stranded-DNA-specific exonuclease RecJ, with the protein product MIRMGFNDDVTAAAERIAAAEEVTIISHIDADGITSEAILAEAVQRAGIPATTHYIRQLDPLTIRTVPEDRSLKVFVDLGAGQQNLLEERGLTVDEVLIADHHVAQPATLPYQQVNGVPYGHTRLSAAGVAYLIAKEMDRKNTDLASVAVVGNVGDMMARETLGLTGIARTIVDDGVANGSIRATARDLNCYGTSTRPIHVCLSYNDDPLLPGISNDINGSLRFLQKVGVPLKTRDGRWRVWEELEPDEKRAITSALVQQLLAHGEPVDRLFAETYVFPNEAARTPLRNASEFATVLNACGRWARPLVGSAICRGDRGTQYREAEYMLNNHRTIIRELLTYIIETGVTELSHLQYLHVGDRFPDTIVGIGAGMALSKLNWRKPILIMCTLPDDPTLTKVSMRTNEWAVRQGVDLQAVLTAASATIGGAGGGHPIAAGAFIPHDVEEEFVYCVNRLLGEQFAVPDQNHR
- a CDS encoding PUA domain-containing protein codes for the protein MSTDCSENSSLFRIRTIAEYQFGRGAGEALFPEGCTFQYSTTGRIRHALYGKDRLATIRAQDGRLTLGIRGAERLHESLPPDRYRVVIAADVLEFVSAGKNAFARHVIRADPGIRGGDEVLVVDEEGQLVATGTAMLSGFEMMEFKYGVAVKVRAGKVN
- a CDS encoding methyltransferase domain-containing protein yields the protein MIEAGDRVLLIGNSRAYYVTAGEGMLSTDLGMIPLSDLIGREGGDQVVTHLGTGFSVRIPRPTDFFVHAKRSGAPMHPKDIGSVIAYTGMNKKDHVLDAGTGSGVAAIFFGSIAASVTTYEQRPEFAKLAEKNLQDAALDNVTVVAADMLTATGTYDVINLDMQITPEHIQHAATLLKPGGYLACYTPFLEHLFLVLDTAKNLFSEVVTHELIEREMTRTDRGTRPSTRVCHTGYITIARR
- the moaC gene encoding cyclic pyranopterin monophosphate synthase MoaC encodes the protein MPEFTHINGDKVQMVDITAKGEVKRMARAEGTITLRSDTVAAIRTGTVLKGNVLATARIAATLAVKQTPQLIPLCHQIPIGAITVDFTDTEVSITAEVTVTSYGRTGVEMEALTGVSVALLTIWDMVKSAEKDENGQYPVTGISDIRVIEKIKG
- a CDS encoding nascent polypeptide-associated complex protein; its protein translation is MLPGNINPKQMKAMMKKMGMQIDPIENVEKIVITTPEGTYTFDEAEVVGMTMQGVTTYQVTGTPRFDAATPAIPEEDVAMVQEQTGASEQASRDALAATRGDIAEAILRLASHD